Part of the Prunus dulcis chromosome 8, ALMONDv2, whole genome shotgun sequence genome is shown below.
CAATCGAAGATCGTACGATTAGTTTTCTCGGTTTGTCAGTTTCCTTGAGGATAACTCCGGGACCAGAACTGTTGAATGATCCCTTTTTCCTTACAGTAACTTCTGAATTTACGGTTATCGAACTGAGTTCGTTGTCCATCACAATGGCCCTTGGTATCCCAAAACGACAAATTATATTCTGCCATACGAATCTTACCACAGGGTTACTGTCTTGTAAGCCTTGGCctccacccatttggtgaagtagtcagTGGCCAAAAGGACGAACTTTTTGCCCCTCACTACGGTGGAAAGTGGTCCCATGATGTCCATCCCTCAGCGGGCGAATGGCCAAGGACCTATAACAGGGTTAAGTTCCTCGGCTGGTTGTCTGATAAGGGGTGCATTCCTTTGACATTTGTCGCATTTTCGTGAAAATTGTTCCGCGCTTTGTGGGCTAAGTTCCTCCCACCCGTGTGGTTCCCACATGTCCCTTGGTGTATTCTTTTAGCGCCCATTCGACTTCACGTGGATCGAGGCATCTGAGATATGGCCCCGAAAAAGACTTACAAAAAAGTGTATCATCTATTATGGCATACCTTGCAGCCTTTATTCGTAATTTCCATGCCTCGATCGGGTCATTGGGTTGGGTTCCCTTTGTGAGATAGTTCATGATTGGAGTCATCCACGTTTCTTCTTCGGCATCAATCTGCATAACTCCAGAACCAGTTGGTATATTGGGGCTCGATAAGAGTTCCACCGAAGAGACCCTCATGTCTTCCACCGATGTTGATGCGGCGTGGGCCAAGCAATCTGCCTGAACATTCATTTCTCTTGGTATCCGGTCgaactttattttttcgaACTTGCTGGCTAAATCCTTTACCAACCGTTGATATGCCCCCATTCGTTCATCCTTAGTCGGGTATTCATCAGTTATCTTGCTGACTATGAGGCGAGAGTCGCTATGGACAACTAAGCGTCCCACCTTCAGTGTCCTTGCTAGTTGGAGTCCTAACACTAGGGCTTCGTATTCCGCCAAGTTATTTGAAGCGGGGAAGTCTAATCGGACGGAATACTCCAGGTCTACTCCCTTAGGCGACGAGAGGATCAATTCCTACTCCTGCTCCTGCTTGATTAGATGATCCGTCTACATACAATTCCCATTGGGCCTTGCCCAGGTTTGTTGCTTCCTCGACTTCATCGTGATCTTCCTGTTGTTTGTCAGGTGGATAGCATTCTACTAAGAAATCGACAATTACCTTACCCTTCTGGGCTGTCCGAGGTTGATACCTAATGTCGAATGCTCTGAGCTCGATGGCCCACTTTGTAACTCTTCCTGAGAGGTCAGGCTTTGACATGAACTCTCTGATTGATTGGGTCGTCAATACTATGATTGCTTCGTCTCCACCTTTTGATCCGATGGAGGCTTTGGGATCGCAATGGTGGAAGTGGCTCGTTTTGACTGGGTGAGCTCTTCTCCTTTTAGTCTGATGATTCCATCCGTTCAGGCTATTACTTCCCTCATATCCACTGGTGGGGTCTTCACTAGAGACCTGTGCATCTTTGTTCCAGGTATGACCCCCTCGCAAAATGCCAATGGCAGTATGAGAATCGCACTCCTCAAGAGTAGAAATTTCCTCCGTAAAACGCCTCAAGTAGTCTTTAAGGCTTTCTCCAGTACTTTGCTTTGTGCTAAATAGGATCGTAACatcttttctccttttttgaTTGCAAATGTACAAAGATATGAACATTTCACAGAGTTGGATGAAACCGCCAATAGACCTTGGTTTCAGCTGTCTAAACCAGATCAGGGCCGATCCTAACAAGCTTGAGGGGAACAGCTTATATAATAGGGCCTCGTCATCTCTTTCGAGCACCATTTGTTGTTGGAAATTGTAGATATGCTCAATGGGATCGGTAGTGCCCTCGAACAGCTTAAACTTGGGTTGGGTGAACTTAACTGGCTTCTTGGATTTCAGGATGTCTTCCGTGAATGGCGACTTGCAAATTCCTTTCGCTGCCTCCAAAGCTAGTTCTGCTGGTGTTTGCGGCTTGTACCCTCTGACAATCTTCTAGATCTGATTGCGCAAATCAGTGTTCTTCACCTTCTTCGCCATTTCATGCAAGTCACGATCTTTGTCTTGATCTTCTGCCATAGTCTTGTCCCGGACGTTGGAGTGTGTGCTGCTAGAGGAGTCTCCCTCAGAGATCTCATGTCTCTGCTTCCTCTTGCCCTCTTTTGGGCCTTCATGGGTGTTCTGCGCCTTCTCTAGAGTTTTCTCCTCTACCTTTCTCGTTTCATGTAGCTCTTTCATGATTTCCCTCAATTGGATAACAGCAAGGCCTCCTGGGAGTTGGACCTTACGCTTCTGGGTCGAGGAGTGGACGTCGCATTCCCCGGGATGGAAGTGTTTTGAGTTCCCTATGTAGGTTCAGTCATATTTATGATCAACTTTGCAAGATTCCCACAGACTGCACCAAGTGTTGGAGCAGGATTTCTTTCAAGAAGAAATCCCTCCACAGGTTCTTGACTGAAGTCCGCACGCTTCCTTGGTCGAAAGAGAACTCCGGACTTTGTTCCTGAGGTCGAACGATGGAAGAGGGGTGAGTACCTGCAAAAGTCACTTCGACGCTCAAGTCAGTATTTATGCAGCGTACTCGTAGtgtttaattcaatttttttcctcGGCTTGGCTGGAGGTCTAGCTGGGTTTTTATAGCATTTCAAGTTCTTGGGTTTGGCCATGCTTTCCTAGCCTTCCGCATACTGTCCCCCACTTCATGGTAGTGGGATTAGATGAGTTGTAGTGGGATCAGATGAGTGATTTGCGTCTCCCTCGCTCTGCACTTCTCTAGTGGGAGGGAAGCTCGATCATCCCACTTCTTTTGGTTGTGGCATATGAGTTAAGCCACGACAAATGAGATTTGGTCCCCACAATTACGCTGTCTTTGGCATACTTTTTCCAACTTGTCACTTTCCTGACATTTGGTGGCAAGTAATAAACatactaattaattagaaCGACAGTAGTAATAATAAGTGCAAACACAACCAGTATTGAAGTCATATCACATTCATATAAGTTGAATTCTTTGCTCCTAACAAAGTTAGACAAAATGTTAATTGACTCACATGTAGTCAtctaaatcttttttttaaaggtaaCGTAAGGAGATTCTTTTTTCACATTATGCGGCATTCAATATGTATGTGCTTACAATGATTTTAGATATATTTAGTTACATagccattcttagcactagtGTTATAGATAAACATtataccatttaatttttagggttatttgtagcaatggtccctcaactatactcggagttacattttggtcactcAACTCCAAAAATAGTTACAGAGGTCACTCAATTAGGTGTTGTGTTACACCATTAGTCCTTACCATTGGGCCTAGGTGCCGGAGTTCCATTTATATCAGCGATAGAACTCAGGCCTTTGCCTAATGCTTCTTATGGAACACAAATGCTGACTGATACCTTGGCACTTGCCGTGCGGTATGACACTGGTCCAACAACACTTAATTATACACTACATAGGTGAGTGCAAAATCTCCCTGTTCATGATCAATAGATTAACTAATAACTAATTACtgatgaaatatatatttatccTGATTGTCTACGTTTTGTCTATGTCTATGGTTTGGATGTCATGGATGAAAATACAATTCGGGTATACTATTTTAGAGACCATTGCAACAATTAAGCCCAAAATTATTAATGTTAATATATAAGAGTATTG
Proteins encoded:
- the LOC117638322 gene encoding uncharacterized protein LOC117638322, with the protein product MGAYQRLVKDLASKFEKIKFDRIPREMNVQADCLAHAASTSVEDMRVSSVELLSSPNIPTGSGVMQIDAEEETWMTPIMNYLTKGTQPNDPIEAWKLRIKAARCLDPREVEWALKEYTKGHVGTTRVGGT